One genomic segment of Sminthopsis crassicaudata isolate SCR6 chromosome 2, ASM4859323v1, whole genome shotgun sequence includes these proteins:
- the SFXN1 gene encoding sideroflexin-1 → MSAEIPLNINIKEPRWDQSTFIGRASHFFTVTDPRNILLTNEQLENARQIVHDYRKGIVAPGLTENELWRAKYVYDSAFHPDTGEKMILIGRMSAQVPMNMTITGCMMTFYRTTPAVLFWQWINQSFNAVVNYTNRSGDAPISVSQLGTAYVSATTGAVVTALGLNALTKHVSPLIGRMVPFAAVAAANCINIPLMRQRELKVGIPVTDENGNRLGESVNAAQQAIAQVVISRILMAAPGMAIPPFIMNTLEKKAFLKRFPWMSAPIQVGLVGFCLVFATPLCCALFPQKSSMSVTRLEPELKAKIQETSPELERVYFNKGL, encoded by the exons ATGTCAGCTGAAATACCGCTAAACATTAATATCAAGGAACCACGATGGGATCAAAGCACTTTTATTGGAAGAGCCAGTCATTTTTTTACTGTAACTGACCCACGAAATATTTTGTTAACTAATGAACAACTAGAAAACGCAAGACAAATTGTTCATGATTACAG aaaaggaattgtagCTCCTGGGCTCACAGAAAATGAATTATGGAGAGCAAAGTATGTTTATGATTCAGCATTTCATCCTGACACTGGTGAAAAGATGATTTTGATAGGAAGAATGTCAGCTCAGGTTCCCATGAACATGACAATCACAGGCTGTATGATGACTTTTTATAG AACGACACCTGCAGTGCTTTTCTGGCAGTGGATTAATCAGTCTTTCAATGCTGTTGTGAATTATACAAACAGAAGTGGTGATGCCCCTATTTCTGTTAG CCAATTGGGAACAGCATATGTATCTGCCACCACAGGTGCTGTAGTAACTGCGTTGGGACTTAATGCACTAACCaag CATGTCTCACCCCTCATAGGACGTATGGTTCCTTTTGCTGCTGTAGCTGCTGCTAAttgcattaatattccattaatgaGACAAAG ggAACTCAAAGTTGGTATTCCTGTTACAGATGAAAATGGAAACCGATTAGGTGAATCAGTCAATGCTGCACAACAAGCTATTGCACAAGTGGTTATCTCTAGAATCCTTATGGCAGCTCCTGGCATGG cCATCCCTCCATTTATAATGAACACTTTggagaaaaaagcatttttaaag AGGTTCCCCTGGATGAGTGCTCCTATTCAAGTTGGATTAGTTGGCTTCTG TTTGGTGTTTGCTACCCCTCTGTGTTGTGCATTGTTTCCTCAGAAAAG TTCGATGTCTGTTACACGCTTGGAGCCAGAATTGAAAGCCAAGATTCAAGAGACCAGTCCTGAATTAGAACGTGTGTATTTCAATAAGGGATTATAA